One segment of Halomonas sp. TD01 DNA contains the following:
- a CDS encoding amidohydrolase codes for MSQLKTSLVQCDLRWEDPQANHAHLEQLLGELDSRDTDLIVLPEMFATGFTMNSREMAQPMAASQSVAWLQAQAKARGCVMTGSVAIVDEGQYFNRMVWATPDGDLQYYDKRHLFRMAGEHERYGMGDRRKIVELKGFRLLLSVCYDLRFPVWMRQQPAEGEHFEYDAALCVANWPAPRRHPWRTLLQARAVENLVYVVGVNRVGEDAKGLAYSGDSMLVDFKGEPLIDHPANSPFIETGTLDKTDLDAFREKFPAWQDADRFSLLPGVGQ; via the coding sequence ATGAGCCAACTGAAAACGAGCTTGGTGCAGTGCGATTTGCGCTGGGAAGATCCTCAGGCCAACCATGCGCATCTTGAACAGCTATTAGGGGAATTGGATAGTCGCGATACAGATTTAATTGTGTTGCCAGAGATGTTTGCCACTGGCTTCACTATGAATTCACGGGAAATGGCCCAGCCCATGGCCGCGAGCCAAAGCGTTGCTTGGTTGCAGGCGCAGGCAAAAGCGAGAGGCTGTGTAATGACCGGCAGCGTGGCGATTGTTGATGAAGGGCAGTACTTCAACCGTATGGTGTGGGCTACTCCCGACGGTGACTTGCAGTACTACGATAAACGTCATTTATTTCGTATGGCCGGAGAGCATGAGCGCTATGGCATGGGCGACCGCCGGAAAATTGTCGAGCTGAAAGGCTTCAGGTTGCTATTGAGCGTCTGCTACGACCTGAGGTTTCCCGTTTGGATGCGCCAGCAGCCAGCAGAAGGCGAGCATTTCGAGTATGATGCGGCACTGTGTGTGGCCAACTGGCCCGCACCCCGGCGGCACCCATGGCGCACGCTTTTACAAGCTCGTGCAGTAGAAAACCTAGTTTACGTAGTGGGTGTAAACCGCGTCGGTGAAGATGCCAAAGGACTCGCCTATAGCGGCGACTCCATGCTGGTCGATTTCAAAGGGGAACCGCTGATCGACCATCCTGCAAACTCTCCGTTTATTGAAACGGGGACGCTAGATAAAACGGACTTAGATGCTTTTCGTGAAAAATTTCCTGCCTGGCAAGATGCCGACCGCTTTTCGCTACTGCCAGGAGTGGGCCAATAA
- a CDS encoding methyl-accepting chemotaxis protein, which yields MRLLQLLVPLAVLGVSVWMMTEPGVFPYIALLLATGAGASLMLVTITTVYSADRARLAKPIHGLKPIRDYASLRAMAYRLMNRASSTAIASAEVSHYADLMAQRLTKQETMASDASSSMSAINTAIMQVSASASQVASLAESARQASHHNHDELADIIRDMSDVSERSDQALEMLSALNDKIERVRNVTSMIEGIAEQTHLLSLNASIEAARAGEHGRGFAVVAGEVRNLALKTSTATQSVDELVKDMHQSGQSVVGTMGALMNRIRERSQGMQQVGSSLATITGQFDQVEQEITSVAEAMESTKAHSQTVADSLRQLEDDVDEGNRDMRDLAQQARALMEAAEGVDGELAQQRLQGRHQHVFSAARQAADRIGKLFEKAIAAGELSETALFQPDYRAMPGTRPPLYHTSFDAFTDLQLPSLQEPLLTEYGLSYAIACDRNGYVPTHNAAVSREPSGDYDHDLKYCRSKRIFDDPTGSRCGAHEKPLLLQTYKRDTGEIMHDLSVPIYIKGKHWGGFRVGYQPEKPNDTSALIVEKSVETASDSGNRLLART from the coding sequence ATGCGACTACTTCAGCTGTTAGTGCCTTTGGCAGTGCTAGGCGTTTCTGTTTGGATGATGACTGAACCTGGTGTTTTTCCCTATATTGCGCTGCTGCTGGCAACGGGGGCTGGCGCGAGCTTGATGCTTGTTACGATCACTACTGTTTATTCAGCAGATCGAGCGCGTTTGGCGAAGCCCATTCACGGCCTCAAACCCATTCGCGACTATGCTTCACTTCGTGCGATGGCTTACCGATTGATGAACCGAGCCAGCAGCACCGCTATCGCTTCCGCAGAAGTATCGCACTATGCTGATCTTATGGCTCAACGCCTCACCAAACAGGAAACCATGGCCAGTGATGCGTCATCGAGTATGAGCGCCATTAATACCGCCATCATGCAAGTGAGTGCTAGCGCTTCTCAAGTCGCCTCGCTGGCCGAGAGCGCTCGTCAGGCAAGCCACCATAATCATGATGAGTTGGCCGATATTATTCGCGATATGAGCGATGTTTCTGAGCGTTCTGATCAGGCGCTCGAGATGCTGTCTGCGCTAAATGACAAAATTGAGCGCGTGCGCAACGTAACGTCGATGATTGAGGGAATTGCAGAGCAAACGCACCTTTTATCACTCAATGCTTCTATTGAAGCAGCTCGGGCGGGAGAGCATGGGCGAGGATTTGCTGTTGTCGCGGGAGAAGTGCGCAACTTGGCATTGAAGACGTCAACGGCGACACAAAGCGTCGATGAGCTTGTCAAAGATATGCACCAGAGTGGTCAGAGTGTTGTCGGTACGATGGGAGCGTTAATGAACCGTATTCGAGAGCGCTCTCAAGGGATGCAGCAAGTGGGGAGCAGTCTTGCCACTATTACGGGGCAGTTCGATCAAGTTGAGCAGGAAATCACCAGCGTCGCAGAGGCAATGGAAAGCACTAAAGCTCATAGTCAAACGGTTGCTGATAGCTTACGCCAGCTTGAAGATGATGTGGATGAGGGCAATCGCGATATGCGCGATTTAGCCCAGCAAGCACGGGCGTTAATGGAAGCCGCTGAAGGCGTTGACGGCGAGCTGGCGCAGCAGCGTTTACAGGGGCGTCATCAGCACGTATTTAGTGCTGCTCGCCAGGCCGCTGACCGTATTGGTAAATTGTTTGAAAAAGCCATAGCCGCCGGTGAGTTATCTGAAACTGCACTGTTTCAGCCTGATTACAGAGCCATGCCAGGGACACGGCCACCGCTTTATCACACCAGCTTTGATGCGTTCACAGACCTACAGCTACCCAGCCTGCAAGAACCTTTACTGACAGAGTATGGGTTGAGTTATGCCATTGCCTGTGACCGCAACGGTTATGTTCCTACCCATAACGCAGCCGTCAGCCGCGAGCCTAGCGGTGATTATGATCACGACCTGAAGTACTGCCGCAGCAAACGCATTTTTGATGATCCAACTGGCAGCCGTTGCGGTGCTCATGAGAAACCGCTGCTGCTACAAACCTATAAGCGAGACACTGGCGAGATCATGCACGACCTTTCAGTACCCATTTACATTAAAGGTAAGCACTGGGGAGGCTTTCGCGTGGGCTATCAGCCTGAAAAGCCAAACGACACCAGTGCGCTGATTGTTGAAAAATCAGTGGAGACAGCCTCAGATTCAGGTAACCGCCTTCTGGCGCGGACGTGA
- a CDS encoding ABC transporter ATP-binding protein, with protein MPNDANNAKPLLRLNEFSVSFDGNLVVDSLSLTVNAGETLAIVGESGSGKSVSALGAIDLLPDNATVSGQRWLEETDLNQLGKRDWNGIRGNRVGFIFQEPMTSLNPLHRIGKQIGETLRLHQGLSGQAARTRAKALLEQVKLPRPDELLDAWPHQLSGGQRQRVMIAMAIANNPALLIADEPTTALDVTVQQEILALLKELRDHHGMGVLLISHDLNLVRRHADRVCVMYQGKIQETGSVADVFNTPKSDYTKALIAAEPEGRPTAPTDTTPLLTTRQLSVSFKRPRTGLFQRQPPAFEALKATDLTIAPGETLGIVGESGSGKTTLASAIMRLVASQGEVTLGSATLSQLSGDALRRQRHRLQMVFQDPYGALSPRMPVFDIVSEGLRFHYPTLTSTEVTERVHRTLREVGLPESCAARYPHEFSGGQRQRIAVARAIILEPELLVLDEPTSALDRTVQKQLVTLLRELQARRQLSYLFISHDLAVVRAMAHRIMVLKDGDVVEQGDCLEVLAAPQHHYTKALIEAAHLH; from the coding sequence ATGCCTAATGACGCAAACAACGCTAAGCCGCTACTGCGCTTAAACGAGTTTTCGGTTTCCTTCGATGGCAACCTAGTTGTCGATTCCCTCTCGCTCACTGTCAATGCGGGTGAAACGCTCGCTATCGTAGGGGAATCTGGCTCTGGCAAGTCAGTTTCGGCACTGGGTGCGATTGATTTGCTACCTGACAACGCCACGGTAAGCGGCCAGCGTTGGTTAGAAGAAACCGATCTCAATCAGCTCGGCAAACGTGATTGGAATGGTATACGCGGCAACCGGGTGGGATTTATTTTTCAAGAGCCGATGACGTCGCTCAACCCACTGCATCGTATTGGAAAGCAAATCGGTGAAACTCTTCGTTTACACCAGGGCCTTAGCGGGCAGGCTGCACGCACCCGAGCGAAAGCACTTCTAGAACAAGTCAAACTACCGCGACCTGACGAATTACTTGACGCTTGGCCGCATCAACTTTCTGGTGGCCAGCGCCAGCGGGTAATGATTGCCATGGCCATTGCCAATAATCCGGCGCTGCTGATTGCGGACGAACCGACCACGGCACTCGACGTGACCGTTCAGCAAGAGATCTTAGCCCTACTGAAAGAACTCCGCGATCATCACGGCATGGGCGTGCTGTTGATCAGCCACGACTTAAACTTGGTACGTCGCCATGCAGACCGTGTATGCGTTATGTATCAGGGGAAAATTCAGGAAACTGGTAGCGTTGCCGACGTATTTAACACTCCCAAAAGCGACTACACCAAAGCACTCATTGCCGCCGAACCAGAAGGCCGACCTACTGCACCTACCGACACCACGCCGCTGTTAACCACACGTCAGCTTAGCGTGAGCTTCAAGCGTCCAAGGACAGGTCTTTTTCAGCGCCAGCCACCCGCTTTTGAGGCCCTAAAAGCTACCGACCTGACTATTGCCCCTGGCGAAACGCTCGGTATTGTTGGCGAATCAGGTTCTGGAAAAACAACGCTGGCTTCAGCGATCATGCGATTAGTCGCTAGCCAGGGTGAGGTGACACTGGGCAGCGCCACCTTAAGTCAGCTCTCTGGCGATGCACTTCGACGCCAGCGCCATCGGCTGCAAATGGTTTTTCAAGATCCTTACGGGGCGCTTTCCCCGCGTATGCCGGTATTTGATATTGTCAGTGAGGGCCTACGATTTCATTACCCTACTCTGACCAGTACGGAAGTCACCGAACGCGTGCATCGCACGCTGCGGGAAGTGGGCTTACCGGAAAGCTGTGCTGCCCGTTACCCTCATGAGTTTTCGGGAGGGCAACGCCAGCGCATTGCGGTGGCACGGGCTATTATCCTAGAACCTGAACTGTTGGTACTGGATGAGCCAACCTCGGCACTAGACCGTACGGTACAAAAACAGTTGGTGACGCTATTGCGCGAACTTCAGGCACGCCGCCAACTAAGCTATTTATTTATCAGCCACGACCTTGCCGTGGTGCGTGCTATGGCCCACCGCATTATGGTGCTAAAGGATGGCGACGTGGTAGAACAAGGGGATTGTCTGGAAGTGCTCGCCGCCCCCCAGCATCACTACACCAAAGCGCTGATAGAGGCCGCCCACTTGCACTAG
- a CDS encoding pseudouridine synthase: MRLDRFLSETTPLTRSLAKRALKNGEVTLNGEPIKQSATQVDTQSDEVKLNGERLALVGLRYLMMHKPLEVECTARRGLYPRVIDLIDLPKVERLQPVGRLDVDTTGLLLLTDDGQWSHRVTSPRHRCAKVYVADLAEPMEGDAAQWAINQVEEGLLLDGEETPTQPAALRFITPQQAELTITEGRYHQVKRMFAALGNHVSALHRRSIGDLALPDDLAPGEWRELTPEEIASF; this comes from the coding sequence ATGCGCCTTGATCGCTTTTTGAGTGAAACAACCCCGTTGACGCGCAGCTTAGCAAAGCGTGCCCTAAAAAATGGCGAGGTGACCCTGAACGGCGAGCCCATTAAGCAGTCGGCGACTCAAGTTGACACCCAGAGCGATGAGGTGAAACTCAACGGTGAGAGGCTGGCGCTGGTTGGGTTGCGTTATCTGATGATGCATAAACCGTTGGAAGTAGAGTGCACCGCCCGACGTGGACTCTACCCAAGGGTGATTGATCTAATTGACTTACCCAAAGTAGAACGGCTGCAGCCGGTAGGGCGCTTGGATGTTGATACCACCGGTTTGTTATTGCTCACTGATGATGGTCAATGGTCCCATCGTGTTACCTCTCCGCGCCATCGTTGTGCCAAGGTATACGTGGCAGACTTGGCGGAGCCTATGGAAGGTGACGCTGCTCAGTGGGCGATTAACCAAGTAGAAGAAGGGCTTCTACTCGATGGTGAAGAAACGCCAACGCAACCCGCCGCGCTGAGGTTTATTACTCCGCAGCAAGCGGAGTTAACCATCACCGAAGGGCGCTATCATCAAGTAAAGCGTATGTTTGCCGCCCTAGGTAATCACGTCAGTGCACTGCATCGCCGTTCGATTGGCGATTTAGCCCTGCCAGATGATCTAGCGCCTGGCGAATGGCGTGAGCTAACGCCTGAAGAAATTGCCAGTTTCTAA
- the rarD gene encoding EamA family transporter RarD has product MLPPASRDPEAVKGVMFGLTAYTMWGCFPLFFALFDGIPAFEILIHRILWSCLFLVGLISLLRRWRPVVAALVEPKRLGRVLACALLIAFNWGLYIYAVESKQVLQASLGYFLTPLVNVALGVLVLREVMARLQLVALGLASLAIAIQFVMLGELPWISLLLALSFGSYGLFRKQVPLDGLSGLFVETLLLFPLALIALTWLSWQGESHFIHNVPMSALLMISGVLTALPLMAFAGAARRLRLATLGFLMYINPSIQFLIAIVIFGEPLGLIQLVTFVMIWAGLALYSWSSWQSRPRQKAVT; this is encoded by the coding sequence ATGCTTCCACCTGCATCAAGAGATCCTGAAGCGGTTAAAGGCGTAATGTTCGGCCTAACTGCTTACACTATGTGGGGCTGTTTCCCGCTTTTTTTCGCTCTTTTTGATGGCATCCCGGCATTTGAAATCCTGATACATCGGATTTTGTGGTCGTGCCTTTTCTTGGTGGGCTTAATCAGCCTTCTACGCCGATGGCGTCCAGTGGTCGCCGCACTTGTAGAACCTAAGCGCTTGGGGCGCGTACTCGCTTGCGCGTTACTGATTGCCTTTAATTGGGGCCTGTATATTTATGCTGTTGAAAGTAAGCAGGTCTTACAAGCCAGTTTAGGCTATTTTCTGACCCCGCTGGTAAACGTTGCCCTGGGAGTGCTGGTGCTACGTGAAGTCATGGCACGTCTTCAGCTGGTTGCTCTTGGTTTGGCGAGTTTAGCGATTGCCATACAGTTCGTGATGCTGGGTGAACTGCCCTGGATCAGCTTGTTGCTAGCACTCAGCTTTGGCAGCTACGGATTGTTTCGCAAGCAAGTGCCTCTTGATGGGCTTTCAGGTCTGTTTGTGGAGACGCTGTTGCTGTTCCCTCTCGCATTAATAGCGCTCACTTGGCTTAGTTGGCAGGGGGAGTCTCACTTTATTCATAATGTGCCGATGAGCGCCCTGCTAATGATTAGCGGCGTGTTAACCGCACTGCCATTGATGGCATTTGCTGGGGCTGCACGGCGCTTACGGCTGGCTACGCTGGGGTTTCTGATGTACATCAACCCCAGTATTCAATTTTTGATTGCGATCGTCATCTTTGGCGAGCCGCTAGGTCTCATTCAGTTGGTCACTTTTGTGATGATCTGGGCAGGCTTAGCACTATATTCTTGGTCTTCTTGGCAGTCACGTCCGCGCCAGAAGGCGGTTACCTGA